In Candidatus Syntrophoarchaeum caldarius, one DNA window encodes the following:
- a CDS encoding formylmethanofuran-tetrahydromethanopterin formyltransferase, producing the protein MEINGVEIEDTYAEAFGIKIARVLITAASEKWVLNAAREATGFGTSVIGCPAECGIERMVDGSETPDGRPGAYIQICTFGYKSLEEQLLERIGQCVLTSATARAFNGLPDAEKQFNTGFKLKFFADGFERVDEIDGRKMFFIPMMQGEFGVEENIGAVAGVAGGNFFILGKTQEKALAAAEAAVDAIMELEGSITPFPGGIVASGSKPGSNKYSFLKASTNEKFCPTLKDKVEGSIVPPDVDAIFELVINGLDVDAVKLATKKGIEAATACDGIVKITAGNYGGDLGEYKINLHELF; encoded by the coding sequence ATGGAAATAAATGGCGTTGAGATAGAGGATACGTATGCTGAAGCGTTCGGGATAAAGATCGCAAGGGTGTTGATAACAGCAGCTTCTGAGAAATGGGTCCTGAACGCAGCGCGTGAGGCAACGGGATTCGGGACGTCGGTTATCGGCTGTCCTGCAGAGTGTGGGATCGAGCGAATGGTTGATGGATCTGAGACGCCTGATGGTAGACCAGGCGCGTACATCCAGATCTGCACATTCGGGTACAAATCGCTTGAAGAACAGCTTCTTGAGCGTATTGGGCAGTGTGTGCTGACATCTGCAACTGCAAGGGCGTTTAATGGACTTCCTGATGCAGAAAAACAGTTTAACACAGGTTTCAAGCTCAAGTTCTTTGCAGATGGGTTCGAGCGCGTGGATGAGATCGATGGACGAAAAATGTTTTTCATACCGATGATGCAGGGTGAGTTTGGTGTTGAGGAGAATATTGGTGCAGTAGCGGGCGTTGCAGGTGGGAACTTCTTCATACTTGGAAAGACACAGGAAAAGGCACTTGCTGCTGCTGAGGCTGCGGTTGATGCGATAATGGAGCTTGAAGGCTCGATCACACCATTCCCAGGTGGAATTGTTGCCTCAGGATCAAAACCAGGCTCAAACAAGTACAGCTTCCTGAAAGCCTCGACAAACGAGAAGTTCTGCCCAACACTGAAAGATAAGGTTGAAGGTTCTATCGTGCCACCTGATGTCGATGCGATCTTTGAGCTTGTTATAAACGGGCTTGATGTCGATGCTGTTAAGCTCGCAACAAAGAAGGGAATTGAGGCTGCAACAGCCTGTGATGGAATTGTCAAGATAACCGCTGGAAATTATGGCGGCGATCTTGGAGAATACAAGATAAACCTGCATGAGCTTTTTTAA